In a single window of the Melioribacteraceae bacterium genome:
- the menC gene encoding o-succinylbenzoate synthase — translation MIINELQFSPQQIKLKKHFVSNSIHITERNILLVQIKTSTGIIGKGEVAPLPGLSLESIDECIKSLNGLINFVVNSSGACTIPDLFSKLYSSNMPCSVIFGIEQALFSILFKNKDYSIFSDFNPREIINVNAVIPFGKSDEIISIIESKVSLGYQTFKIKIGKNDFTDDLNLLELIHARFQNKIIIRLDANCAWDFEQAVEYINRLSKFSIEYIEQPVKRLDELVELAKSNIIPIAVDESINSISEAINILTNSPIEFLVIKPSIIGGIRETARIIKLANETNKQVIISSSFEGPIGKRMLVMLASLTNHNHAHGLDTMEYFPATIVNDIFPIKNGKINFHLNILSQIL, via the coding sequence ATGATTATTAATGAACTACAATTTTCTCCTCAACAGATAAAACTGAAAAAACATTTTGTATCTAATTCAATTCATATTACTGAAAGAAATATTTTACTCGTACAGATAAAAACAAGTACAGGTATTATTGGTAAGGGAGAAGTTGCCCCGCTACCTGGTTTGAGCCTTGAATCTATTGATGAATGCATTAAGTCATTAAATGGATTAATTAATTTTGTTGTGAACTCATCCGGCGCATGCACTATTCCAGATCTGTTCAGTAAACTGTATTCTTCAAATATGCCTTGTTCTGTTATTTTCGGAATTGAGCAGGCATTATTTTCAATATTATTCAAAAACAAAGATTACTCAATATTCTCCGACTTTAATCCCCGGGAAATAATTAATGTTAACGCAGTTATTCCATTCGGGAAATCTGATGAGATAATATCAATAATAGAATCGAAAGTAAGTTTGGGGTATCAAACTTTTAAGATAAAGATTGGGAAGAATGATTTTACTGATGATCTTAATTTATTAGAACTTATACATGCGCGTTTTCAAAATAAAATTATAATAAGACTTGATGCTAATTGTGCCTGGGATTTTGAACAAGCTGTTGAATATATAAATCGACTTTCCAAATTTAGTATTGAATATATAGAGCAGCCCGTAAAAAGGTTGGATGAGCTTGTGGAACTTGCTAAATCTAATATTATCCCAATTGCAGTTGATGAATCAATAAATTCCATTTCGGAAGCCATAAATATATTAACAAATTCTCCGATAGAATTTCTAGTGATTAAACCTTCTATTATTGGCGGAATAAGGGAAACAGCAAGAATTATTAAACTGGCAAACGAAACAAATAAGCAAGTTATAATTTCTTCATCGTTTGAAGGTCCGATAGGAAAAAGAATGCTTGTGATGCTTGCTTCATTAACTAATCATAACCACGCACATGGATTAGACACTATGGAATATTTTCCCGCTACAATTGTTAATGACATCTTCCCTATAAAAAATGGTAAAATTAATTTTCACTTAAATATTTTATCACAAATTTTATGA
- a CDS encoding 1,4-dihydroxy-2-naphthoate polyprenyltransferase yields the protein MDQVGINKISKFDAWILASRPRTLLAAVVPVFVGTSIAVYDNKFFAPAAITALICSILIQIGTNFANDLFDFLQGKDTKNRIGPQRAAASGLLSVKEMKIGTTIVFGISFILGLYLVYLSGWVILLIGILSIIAGIIYTAGPFPLAYNGLGDVASFIFFGLIGTVGTYYVQSGEITAFVFWASIPVGSLITNILVVNNYRDREEDQSNGKNTLAVVFGEKFARFQFIFFMIISYAILFLVYFTFKKSIYVFLPLLSMPISIKLIKMILTLHGKELNKTLELTAKLSAIYGLLFAVGIII from the coding sequence ATGGATCAAGTGGGTATAAATAAAATATCAAAATTTGATGCCTGGATTTTAGCATCACGACCAAGAACATTGCTAGCCGCCGTTGTACCCGTTTTTGTTGGTACATCAATAGCTGTTTATGATAATAAATTCTTTGCCCCAGCAGCTATAACCGCATTGATCTGTTCTATATTAATCCAAATAGGTACCAATTTCGCCAACGACCTTTTTGATTTTCTTCAAGGGAAGGATACTAAAAACAGGATAGGACCTCAGCGTGCCGCCGCATCAGGTTTGCTTTCGGTTAAAGAAATGAAGATAGGTACAACGATTGTATTTGGGATTAGTTTTATTCTTGGACTTTATCTTGTTTATTTAAGCGGTTGGGTGATTTTACTGATTGGAATTCTTTCAATCATTGCCGGGATAATTTATACAGCCGGACCATTTCCGTTAGCTTACAATGGATTGGGAGACGTTGCTTCATTTATTTTTTTCGGGTTAATTGGTACTGTTGGTACCTACTATGTTCAATCTGGAGAAATTACAGCTTTTGTTTTTTGGGCTTCAATTCCAGTTGGCTCCCTAATAACAAATATTTTAGTTGTAAATAACTATCGAGATCGGGAAGAAGATCAATCAAATGGGAAAAATACACTCGCAGTAGTATTCGGTGAAAAGTTTGCGCGATTTCAATTTATCTTTTTTATGATCATATCCTACGCAATCTTATTTCTTGTTTACTTTACATTTAAGAAAAGCATTTATGTATTTCTTCCCCTTCTCTCCATGCCGATTTCTATCAAACTTATAAAAATGATTTTAACACTTCATGGAAAAGAACTAAACAAAACACTTGAATTGACCGCAAAACTTTCGGCAATATATGGGTTGTTATTTGCCGTGGGTATCATTATATGA
- the menB gene encoding 1,4-dihydroxy-2-naphthoyl-CoA synthase, translated as MNFNWKTIKKYDDILFEQLGGIAKISINRPEKRNAFRPDTTKELFDAFNYCREESSIGVVLLTGAGPAKDGKYSFCSGGDQSIRGDKGYVGKDGIPRLNILDVQKQIRSIPKPVIALVAGYAIGGGHVLHVVCDLTIAADNAIFGQTGPKVGSFDGGFGSSYLARIVGQKKAREIWYLCRQYNAQEAYEMGLVNKVVPIEKLEEEGVQWANEILEKSPLSIRLLKSAFNAELDGQAGIQELAGNATLLYYMSEEAQEGKNAYNEKRKPDFSKFPRLP; from the coding sequence ATGAACTTCAACTGGAAAACAATAAAAAAGTATGATGATATTTTATTTGAACAACTTGGCGGAATAGCCAAAATTTCAATTAACCGTCCAGAGAAAAGAAACGCCTTCAGACCAGACACCACAAAAGAATTATTTGATGCATTTAATTATTGCCGCGAAGAGAGCAGTATAGGCGTTGTATTATTAACCGGTGCAGGCCCTGCAAAAGATGGAAAATATTCTTTTTGTTCAGGAGGTGATCAATCAATCCGCGGAGATAAAGGCTACGTTGGAAAAGATGGGATCCCTCGATTAAATATTCTTGATGTTCAAAAACAAATTAGAAGCATTCCCAAACCGGTAATTGCATTAGTTGCTGGTTATGCAATTGGAGGAGGACATGTTCTTCATGTAGTTTGCGATTTAACAATTGCCGCCGATAATGCGATCTTCGGTCAAACTGGTCCCAAGGTAGGCAGTTTTGATGGAGGTTTCGGTTCAAGTTATTTAGCTAGAATTGTCGGGCAAAAAAAAGCTAGGGAAATCTGGTATTTATGCCGTCAATACAACGCGCAAGAAGCCTATGAAATGGGTTTGGTTAATAAAGTAGTTCCTATTGAAAAACTTGAAGAAGAAGGTGTTCAATGGGCAAATGAAATATTGGAGAAGAGTCCGTTATCAATTCGATTATTAAAATCAGCGTTCAATGCCGAACTTGATGGACAAGCCGGAATACAGGAATTAGCAGGAAACGCAACTCTTCTTTATTATATGAGCGAAGAGGCACAAGAAGGTAAAAACGCTTATAATGAAAAGCGAAAACCAGACTTTAGCAAATTTCCCCGTTTACCATAA